A stretch of the Thermoplasmata archaeon genome encodes the following:
- a CDS encoding thrombospondin — MLGTNPNDADTDDDGLSDGDEVQKHGTDPKNYDTDGDGLPDGLELGVTKPLSDTDTTLSPQHFIPDADPTTKTDPLNKDTDCDGIYDGGEDANHNGERETTETSPLDADTDDDGL; from the coding sequence ATGCTTGGCACTAACCCAAACGATGCGGACACAGACGATGATGGCTTGAGTGATGGCGACGAAGTGCAGAAGCACGGGACAGACCCGAAGAATTATGACACAGATGGAGATGGCTTACCAGATGGGCTAGAGCTTGGAGTGACTAAACCATTATCAGACACAGATACAACACTAAGTCCCCAACATTTCATACCAGATGCAGACCCCACAACGAAGACAGACCCATTGAACAAAGACACAGATTGTGATGGAATTTACGATGGAGGAGAGGATGCAAATCACAATGGTGAGCGGGAAACCACAGAGACCTCACCGCTGGATGCAGACACAGATGATGATGGGTTG